In a genomic window of Periophthalmus magnuspinnatus isolate fPerMag1 chromosome 3, fPerMag1.2.pri, whole genome shotgun sequence:
- the LOC117393896 gene encoding neuromedin-K receptor-like: MDAESLNQHVQREVTSDPLSETTDWLDDGNKFHQPGWQVALWAIAYSLIILVSVTGNVTVIWIILAHRRMRTVTNYFIVNLAFSDVSMATFNTLFNFVYALHNDWYFGLGYCRFQNFFPITAMFSSIYSMTAIAVDRYMAIIHPLKPRLSSTSTKGLIALIWIIAVLLAFPQCYYSVTHFYYPRTVCMVDWPDSYGGTPQLSYQYTVIVLIYLLPLLVMLVTYSLVGCTLWGAHIPGEASDHYHNQITSKRKVVKMMIVVVTTFAFCWLPYHVYFILGTFNSEIYKKWYIQQVYLAIFWLAMSSTMYNPIIYCCLNQRFRAGFRHAFAWCPFVKLSEEDKMEFQHMRTFRVTMTRSHRQEVSIKTSNTLNINKEPAEPEGYAAIQIKKLSDTTLTDHTH; the protein is encoded by the exons ATGGACGCTGAGAGTCTTAATCAACATGTTCAACGAGAAGTCACATCAGACCCCTTATCGGAGACCACGGACTGGCTCGATGACGGGAATAAATTCCACCAACCAGGCTGGCAG GTAGCTCTATGGGCTATCGCCTACTCCCTCATCATCCTGGTCTCTGTGACTGGGAACGTCACTGTCATCTGGATCATTTTGGCACACAGACGCATGAGGACAGTGACCAACTACTTCATCGTCAACCTGGCCTTCTCTGATGTTTCTATGGCAACTTTCAACAcactttttaactttgtttatGCTCTTCACAATGACTGGTACTTTGGCCTGGGCTATTGCAGGTTTCAAAACTTCTTCCCAATTACCGCCATGTTTTCATCCATTTACTCTATGACTGCCATTGCAGTGGATAG GTACATGGCCATCATCCACCCGCTGAAGCCccgcctctcctccacctccactaaAGGTCTTATTGCTCTCATCTGGATCATTGCTGTACTGCTGGCATTTCCTCAGTGCTACTACAGTGTGACCCACTTTTACTATCCCCGGACAGTGTGCATGGTGGACTGGCCTGACAGCTATGGGGGAACACCCCAACTGAG TTACCAGTACACAGTGATAGTGTTGATCTACCTACTCCCCCTGTTGGTTATGTTGGTGACCTACAGTCTGGTGGGCTGTACGCTGTGGGGGGCGCATATCCCTGGAGAAGCCTCTGACCATTATCACAATCAGATAACATCCAAGCGAAag GTTGTGAAGATGATGATTGTCGTAGTGACAACCTTTGCTTTTTGCTGGCTGCCCTATCATGTTTATTTCATACTTGGGACATTCAACTCAGAAATCTATAAGAAGTGGTACATCCAGCAG GTTTATCTTGCCATATTCTGGTTGGCCATGAGTTCAACCATGTACAATCCTATCATCTATTGTTGTCTCAACCAGAG GTTTCGTGCTGGTTTTCGTCATGCTTTCGCTTGGTGTCCGTTTGTCAAATTGTCAGAGGAAGATAAGATGGAGTTTCAGCACATGCGCACATTCAGAGTTACAATGACACGCAGCCACCGGCAGGAGGTCTCCATCAAAACCAGCAACACACTCAATATCAACAAGGAGCCTGCAGAGCCAGAGGGATATgcagcaatacaaataaaaaagcttTCTGATACTACACTTACTGACCACACTCACTGA